Proteins encoded by one window of Rutidosis leptorrhynchoides isolate AG116_Rl617_1_P2 chromosome 7, CSIRO_AGI_Rlap_v1, whole genome shotgun sequence:
- the LOC139858138 gene encoding potassium channel SKOR — protein MRIGTAAAAERGEERRRSTAVNDGNEDDEEVEYVVEDVRDHDHGRLAKRKSRFTLLAGDLGLDPSRRGFVINRERFIDGIRGSCSSGLFIHPNNRWYRAWEKFILLWALYSSFFTPMEFGFFRGLPKNLYFLDIAGQVAFLIDVILHFFIAYRDTQTYKMVSNRNLIAVRYLRSHFLFDLLACMPWDNIYRASGRKEEVRYLLLIRLVRVRKVLEFFSNLEKDIRVNYLFSRIIKLIAVELYCTHTAACIFYYLATTLPAVEEGYTWIGSLKLGDYSYSNFREIDLWKRYITSLYFAIVTMATVGYGEIHAVNLREMIFVMIYVSFDMVLGAYLIGNMTALIVKGSKTERYRDRMTDLLKYMNRNRLGRDIRSQIKGHLRLQYESNYTDSAILRDLPISIRAKISQTLYKSYIENVYLFKGCSLEFINQIVTKVHEEFFLPGEVIMEQGNAVEQIYFICHGELEEISICEDGSEETVSILKPHSSFGEVSILCNIPQPYTVRVCELCRLLRLDKQSFSNILEIYFHDGRKILNNLVESKATDVRMKQLETDITLHIGKHEADLALRVNSAAYYGDLYQLKSLIRAGADPNKKDYDGRTPLHLAASKGYEDIILFLIQEGIEVNALDNFGNTPLLEAIKSGHDKVASLLVQKGASLNIDDAGYFLCSTVARGDIDYIRRILSNGIDPNSKDYDFRTPLHVAASQGSYIIVKLLVEAGASVLSKDRWGNTPLDEGRMSGNKMLIKLLENSKSAELLELPAGSQEITDKMHPRKCTVYPFHPWKHKETNRFGVVVWVPRTINELIKTAADEFKLQIYPTSCIVTEDAGKILDVDMIIDGQKVYLICEE, from the exons ATGAGAATCGGAACGGCTGCGGCGGCGGAGAGAGGAGAAGAGCGACGGCGGAGTACGGCGGTGAACGACGGAaatgaagatgatgaggaagttGAGTATGTGGTGGAGGATGTTCGTGATCACGATCACGGGCGGTTAGCGAAACGTAAAAGTCGGTTCACGTTATTGGCGGGAGATTTAGGTCTTGATCCGAGTAGAAGAGGTTTTGTTATTAATAGAGAGAGATTTATTGATGGCATTAGAGGATCATGTTCTTCTGGTCTATTCATTCATCCTAATAACAG ATGGTATCGCGCTTGGGAGAAGTTCATATTATTATGGGCATTGTATTCTTCTTTCTTCACACCTATGGAATTCGGTTTCTTTAGAGGACTACCCAAAAACCTCTATTTCTTAGACATCGCCGGTCAGGTTGCTTTCCTCATCGACGTCATTTTACATTTCTTTATCGCATATAGAGACACTCAGACCTACAAAATGGTTTCTAATCGCAATCTCATTGCTGTTCG GTACCTCAGATCTCATTTTTTATTTGATTTACTCGCCTGTATGCCTTGGGACAACATCTACAGG GCTTCTGGAAGAAAAGAAGAAGTGAGATACCTTTTGCTAATCAGGCTGGTTCGAGTACGAAAAGTTTTAGAATTCTTTTCAAACTTGGAGAAGGACATACGGGTGAACTATTTGTTCTCAAGGATTATAAAACTTATTGCTGTTGAACTCTATTGTACACATACGGCAGCATGCATATTCTATTATTTGGCTACAACTTTGCCAGCTGTTGAAGAAGGATACACGTGGATTGGGAGTCTAAAACTCGGTGATTATAGTTATTCAAACTTCAGAGAAATTGATCTTTGGAAACGATATATAACGTCATTATATTTTGCTATTGTAACCATGGCTACAGTTG GTTATGGGGAGATACATGCAGTAAATCTGAGAGAAATGATATTTGTGATGATCTATGTGTCATTTGACATGGTTCTAGGTGCTTATTTGATCGGTAATATGACAGCCCTAATTGTGAAAGGATCTAAAACAGAAAGATATAGAGATCGAATGACGGATCTTCTTAAGTATATGAACAGAAATAGACTTGGGAGAGACATACGCAGTCAGATTAAAGGTCACCTGCGATTACAGTATGAGAGCAACTACACTGATTCTGCTATTCTTCGTGACCTTCCGATCTCAATTCGTGCCAAG ATCTCTCAAACTCTATATAAGTCGTACATTGAAAATGTTTATCTTTTCAAGGGCTGCTCATTGGAGTTCATAAATCAGATT GTAACGAAAGTGCACGAAGAGTTTTTTCTTCCAGGGGAAGTAATTATGGAACAAGGCAATGCAGTTGAGCAGATTTATTTCATCTGTCACGGTGAACTG GAGGAAATTAGCATATGTGAAGATGGGTCTGAAGAGACGGTATCAATTTTAAAACCGCACAGCTCATTTGGAGAAGTTTCTATTCTGTGTAACATTCCTCAACCATATACGGTTCGAGTTTGCGAGCTTTGTAGACTTCTTCGCCTTGACAAACAATCTTTCTCTAACATCCTTGAGATATATTTCCATGATGGCAGGAAGATTTTAAACAACTTAGTAGAG TCTAAAGCAACCGATGTTCGCATGAAGCAATTAGAGACCGATATCACATTGCATATTGGAAAACATGAGGCTGACCTGGCACTTAGAGTCAACAGTGCAGCTTATTATGGTGATTTGTATCAGCTTAAAAGCTTGATTCGAGCTGGAGCTGACCCAAACAAGAAAGATTATGATGGAAGGACTCCCttg CATCTTGCTGCATCAAAAGGATATGAAGATATCATTCTTTTCCTAATTCAAGAAGGGATTGAAGTTAATGCATTAG ATAATTTTGGAAACACGCCTTTATTAGAAGCCATTAAGAGTGGACACGATAAAGTTGCATCATTACTAGTCCAAAAAGGCGCTTCGTTAAATATAGACGATGCTGGTTATTTCTTGTGTTCAACTGTTGCAAGAGGAGATATTGATTATATCAGACGGATATTATCTAACGGTATCGATCCAAACTCAAAAGACTATGACTTTCGAACTCCGCTTCATGTAGCAGCCTCACAAGGATCTTATATAATAGTCAAGTTACTTGTTGAAGCAGGGGCTAGTGTTCTATCAAAGGATAG ATGGGGTAATACGCCCCTTGATGAAGGGAGAATGTCAGGAAACAAGATGTTGATCAAATTACTTGAAAATTCAAAATCTGCTGAGCTGTTAGAACTTCCTGCAGGCTCTCAAGAAATAACAG ATAAAATGCACCCAAGAAAATGTACAGTATACCCATTTCACCCATGGAAACATAAAGAAACCAACAGGTTTGGAGTAGTTGTATGGGTCCCACGCACCATAAACGAGCTCATTAAAACAGCAGCTGATGAGTTTAAGTTACAGATTTACCCTACTTCTTGTATAGTAACTGAAGATGCAGGTAAAATTCTTGATGTTGATATGATTATAGATGGTCAAAAGGTGTACTTGATATGTGAAGAATGA